A region from the Pseudomonas sp. KU26590 genome encodes:
- a CDS encoding mechanosensitive ion channel family protein, translated as MFPFALTQAAGLPSLLSGGSKTQPQAQEPLGQSLDEVITSLENDQQRSKLLDDLKKLRDATKKAQPTVEQGVLGLIGSSLAELEKQFTGADSPLSRWADEAGMAEDELMALMLPANQWWPIIWGFAVVLAVWGLLAAALIWLGHKVRLRFGLSAELPQHPRLSDMLRFALRKLGPWLVALVITIYLSYSLPPSLGRDLAMVLAYALVVGTLFSAVCVIAFSLLDGPHRHQALYILRHQAFRPLWWIGSFAAFGEALSDPRLVASLGVHLAHTAATLANVMAALSTGLFIIRFRRPIAHLIRNQALARRLNRRALSDSIEVLGTFWYLPALVLVGVSLFATFFSAGDTSTALRQALICTVLIVLSMVINGLVRRHSLKPSHAHKRHALYSDRLKNFFYTVAHMLIWLVFIELGLRVWGLSLIRFAEGDGRDISLRLIGLAATLMFAWLIWILADTGIHHALTRSRKGLANTRAQTMMPLIRNVLFVTIFIIALIVALANMGMNVTPLLAGAGVIGIAIGFGAQSLVADLITGLFIIIEDSLAIDDYVDVAGHLGTVEGLTIRTVRLRDIDGIVHTIPFSEIKSIQNYSREFGYAIFRIAIPASMNIDDALKMVRDVGQKMRSDPLQRRNIWSPLEIQGVESFDAGNAILRARFKTAPIKQWEVSRAFNLSLKRYLDEAGMDLATPRLNVQVSTSGGRVSKVREKKDDATV; from the coding sequence ATGTTCCCGTTCGCGCTGACACAGGCTGCCGGGTTGCCGAGCCTGCTCAGCGGTGGCAGCAAGACGCAGCCACAGGCTCAGGAGCCATTGGGGCAGTCCCTGGACGAGGTCATCACGTCGCTGGAAAACGATCAGCAGCGCAGCAAATTGCTTGATGACCTGAAGAAGCTGCGCGACGCCACCAAGAAAGCGCAGCCGACGGTGGAGCAAGGCGTGCTGGGCCTGATCGGCAGTTCGTTGGCCGAGCTGGAAAAGCAGTTCACCGGCGCAGACAGCCCCCTCAGCCGCTGGGCGGATGAGGCGGGTATGGCGGAGGATGAGCTGATGGCGCTGATGCTGCCGGCCAACCAGTGGTGGCCGATCATCTGGGGCTTTGCCGTGGTGCTGGCGGTCTGGGGGCTGCTCGCGGCGGCGCTGATCTGGCTGGGCCACAAGGTGCGCTTGCGCTTCGGCCTTTCCGCCGAGCTTCCACAGCACCCCCGCCTGTCGGACATGCTGCGCTTCGCGCTTCGCAAGCTGGGCCCGTGGCTGGTGGCGCTGGTCATCACGATTTACCTCAGTTACTCGCTGCCGCCGTCTCTGGGCCGGGATCTGGCGATGGTGCTCGCTTACGCATTGGTGGTCGGCACGCTGTTTTCGGCGGTCTGTGTCATCGCGTTTTCCCTGCTCGACGGGCCGCATCGCCATCAGGCGTTGTACATCCTGCGGCATCAGGCATTTCGGCCGCTGTGGTGGATCGGCAGCTTTGCCGCGTTCGGCGAGGCGTTGAGCGACCCGCGTCTGGTCGCCAGCCTTGGCGTGCACCTGGCGCACACTGCCGCAACCCTGGCCAACGTCATGGCCGCGCTGTCCACGGGCTTGTTCATCATTCGTTTCCGTCGCCCGATCGCGCATCTGATCCGCAATCAGGCGCTGGCGCGTCGCCTCAACCGCCGCGCCCTGAGCGACAGCATCGAGGTTCTCGGCACGTTCTGGTACCTGCCGGCGCTGGTGCTGGTGGGTGTTTCCCTGTTTGCCACGTTCTTTTCGGCGGGTGACACCAGCACTGCATTGCGTCAGGCCCTGATTTGCACCGTGCTGATCGTGCTGTCCATGGTCATCAACGGCCTGGTGCGGCGTCATTCACTCAAGCCAAGCCATGCTCACAAGCGTCATGCACTGTATTCGGACCGCCTGAAGAACTTCTTTTATACCGTTGCGCACATGCTGATCTGGCTGGTGTTCATCGAACTGGGCCTGCGGGTCTGGGGGCTGTCGCTGATCCGCTTTGCCGAAGGCGACGGCCGCGACATAAGTCTGCGGCTGATCGGCCTGGCGGCCACGCTGATGTTTGCCTGGCTGATCTGGATTCTCGCGGACACCGGGATTCACCACGCCCTCACCCGCTCGCGCAAAGGGCTGGCCAATACCCGCGCGCAGACGATGATGCCGTTGATCCGCAACGTGCTGTTCGTGACCATCTTCATCATCGCGCTGATCGTCGCGCTGGCGAACATGGGCATGAACGTAACACCGCTGCTGGCCGGTGCCGGTGTGATTGGTATCGCAATCGGTTTCGGCGCGCAGTCGCTTGTCGCCGACCTTATTACCGGGCTGTTCATCATCATCGAAGACTCGCTGGCCATCGACGACTACGTGGACGTCGCCGGGCACTTGGGCACCGTGGAAGGCTTGACCATTCGCACCGTGCGGCTGCGCGACATTGATGGCATCGTCCACACCATCCCGTTCAGTGAGATCAAGAGCATCCAGAACTACTCGCGGGAGTTCGGCTACGCGATCTTCCGCATCGCGATTCCGGCGAGCATGAACATCGACGATGCGCTGAAGATGGTCCGCGATGTCGGCCAGAAAATGCGCTCCGACCCGCTGCAGCGCCGCAACATCTGGTCGCCGCTGGAGATTCAAGGGGTGGAAAGTTTCGATGCGGGCAACGCCATTCTACGGGCGCGCTTCAAGACTGCGCCGATCAAGCAATGGGAAGTGTCGCGAGCATTCAATCTGTCGCTCAAGCGTTATCTGGATGAGGCCGGCATGGACTTGGCGACGCCGCGCCTGAATGTGCAGGTCAGCACCAGTGGCGGGCGTGTGAGCAAAGTGCGCGAGAAGAAGGATGACGCGACGGTGTAA
- the minD gene encoding septum site-determining protein MinD: MAKILVVTSGKGGVGKTTTSAAIGTGLALRGHKTVIVDFDVGLRNLDLIMGCERRVVYDFVNVVNGEANLQQALIKDKKIEGLYVLAASQTRDKDALTKEGVEKVLMELKETFEYVVCDSPAGIETGAHLAMYFADEAIVVTNPEVSSVRDSDRMLGLLASKSRRAERGEDPIKEHLLLTRYNPERVSKGEMLGVEDVKEILAVTLLGVIPESQAVLKASNQGVPVILDDQSDAGQAYSDAVDRLLGKEKEHRFLDVQKKGFFERLFGGN; encoded by the coding sequence TTGGCCAAGATTCTCGTGGTTACATCCGGCAAGGGTGGTGTGGGCAAGACCACCACCAGCGCCGCCATCGGTACCGGTCTCGCACTGCGCGGCCACAAAACGGTCATCGTCGATTTCGACGTCGGCCTGCGTAACCTCGACCTGATCATGGGTTGCGAGCGTCGCGTCGTTTATGACTTCGTCAACGTAGTCAACGGCGAAGCCAACCTGCAACAAGCGCTGATCAAAGACAAGAAGATCGAAGGTCTTTATGTCCTCGCCGCCAGCCAGACCCGTGACAAAGACGCGCTGACCAAAGAAGGCGTGGAAAAAGTCCTGATGGAACTCAAGGAAACCTTCGAGTACGTCGTCTGCGACTCCCCTGCCGGTATCGAAACGGGCGCTCACCTGGCGATGTATTTCGCCGACGAAGCCATCGTCGTGACCAACCCGGAAGTGTCCTCGGTTCGTGATTCGGACCGCATGCTCGGCCTGCTGGCCAGCAAGTCCCGCCGCGCCGAGCGTGGCGAAGACCCGATCAAGGAGCACTTGCTCCTGACCCGCTACAACCCTGAGCGCGTGAGCAAGGGCGAGATGCTGGGCGTTGAAGACGTCAAGGAAATCCTGGCGGTCACCCTGCTGGGCGTGATCCCGGAATCCCAGGCGGTACTCAAGGCTTCCAACCAGGGCGTGCCGGTGATCCTCGATGACCAGAGCGACGCCGGCCAGGCGTACAGCGATGCCGTTGACCGTCTTTTGGGCAAGGAAAAAGAGCATCGTTTCCTGGACGTACAGAAAAAAGGATTTTTCGAACGCCTGTTCGGGGGTAACTGA
- the minE gene encoding cell division topological specificity factor MinE, with the protein MSIFDFFRANKKPSTASVAKERLQIIVAHERGQRSTPDYLPALQKELVEVIRKYVNIGNDDVHVALENDGSCSILELNITLPDR; encoded by the coding sequence ATGAGCATTTTTGACTTCTTTCGTGCCAACAAAAAGCCCAGCACCGCGTCGGTAGCGAAAGAGCGTCTACAGATCATCGTGGCGCATGAACGCGGCCAACGCAGCACCCCGGATTACCTGCCCGCCTTGCAGAAGGAGTTGGTCGAGGTGATCCGCAAGTACGTCAATATAGGTAACGATGACGTGCATGTCGCCCTTGAAAACGACGGCAGCTGCTCGATTCTGGAACTGAATATCACCCTGCCTGATCGTTGA
- a CDS encoding M18 family aminopeptidase: MREELNQGLIDFLKASPTPFHATASLVQRLEGAGYQRLDEREPWYTEAGGRYYVTRNDSSIVAFKLGRLSPLTGGIRLVGAHTDSPCLRVKPQPELQRQGFWQLGVEVYGGALLAPWFDRDLSLAGRVTFRRDGKVESQLIDFKLPIAIIPNLAIHLNRTANEGWAINPQTELPPILAQVAGDERPDFRALLTDQLAREHGLNADVVLDYELSFYDTQSAAVIGLNGDFIAGARLDNLLSCFAGLQALLNADGDETCLLICTDHEEVGSTSACGADGPMLEQVLQRLLPEGDDYVRTIQKSLLISADNAHGVHPNYPEKHDANHGPKLNAGPVIKVNSNQRYATNSETAGFFRHLCMAEEVPVQSFVVRSDMACGSTIGPITAGHLGVRTVDIGLPTFAMHSIRELAGSQDLAHLVKVLSAFYASVELP, encoded by the coding sequence ATGCGCGAAGAGTTGAATCAGGGCCTTATCGATTTCCTGAAGGCCTCCCCCACCCCCTTTCATGCCACCGCAAGCCTCGTCCAACGCCTCGAAGGCGCCGGCTACCAGCGCCTCGACGAACGCGAGCCCTGGTACACCGAAGCCGGCGGCCGCTACTACGTCACCCGCAACGACTCCTCCATCGTCGCCTTCAAACTCGGTCGCCTGTCGCCCCTCACCGGCGGCATCCGCCTCGTCGGCGCCCACACCGACAGCCCGTGCCTGCGCGTCAAACCGCAACCCGAACTGCAACGCCAGGGCTTCTGGCAACTGGGCGTCGAAGTCTACGGCGGCGCCCTGCTTGCACCGTGGTTTGACCGCGACCTCTCCCTCGCCGGCCGCGTCACCTTCCGCCGCGACGGCAAAGTCGAAAGCCAGTTGATCGACTTCAAACTGCCCATCGCGATCATCCCTAACCTCGCAATCCACCTCAATCGCACCGCCAACGAAGGCTGGGCGATCAACCCGCAGACCGAACTGCCACCGATTCTGGCCCAGGTCGCCGGTGACGAACGTCCCGACTTCCGCGCCCTGCTGACCGATCAACTGGCCCGCGAGCACGGTTTGAACGCCGACGTCGTGCTCGATTACGAGCTCAGCTTCTACGACACCCAAAGCGCCGCCGTCATCGGCCTCAACGGCGACTTCATCGCCGGCGCCCGTCTCGACAACCTGCTGTCCTGCTTCGCCGGTTTGCAAGCGCTGCTCAATGCCGACGGCGACGAAACCTGCCTGCTGATCTGCACCGACCACGAAGAAGTCGGCTCGACGTCCGCGTGCGGCGCCGATGGCCCGATGCTGGAACAGGTGCTGCAACGCCTGCTCCCGGAAGGCGACGACTACGTGCGCACGATCCAGAAGTCCCTGCTGATCTCCGCCGACAACGCTCACGGCGTACACCCGAACTACCCCGAAAAGCACGACGCCAACCACGGCCCGAAACTCAACGCCGGCCCGGTGATCAAGGTCAACAGCAACCAGCGCTACGCCACCAACAGCGAAACCGCCGGTTTCTTCCGTCACCTGTGCATGGCCGAAGAAGTCCCGGTGCAGAGCTTCGTCGTGCGCAGCGACATGGCCTGCGGCTCCACCATTGGCCCGATCACCGCAGGGCACCTCGGCGTTCGCACCGTCGACATCGGTCTGCCAACCTTCGCCATGCACTCGATCCGCGAACTGGCCGGCAGCCAGGACCTGGCGCACTTGGTGAAAGTACTGTCCGCCTTTTATGCGAGTGTAGAGTTGCCATAA
- a CDS encoding UTRA domain-containing protein translates to MREEMPRAVTTICNALQEQIEHGLLPPGSKLPAERKLSEVFDTTRITLREALVQLEAQGLIYREERRGWFISPPRLAYDLMRRSHFHAMVEAQGRVPATQVIAARLQPAPAVICGLLQLPALSSVIQICRARRIDERLVLYVEHYLNPDYFPQILELDLNQSLTELYASHYDIRYGQVRFEMVPTALPAEAAGALKVSIGSPGLRIARVNHDQRGRLIDCDLEYWRHDAIHVSAVVADI, encoded by the coding sequence ATGCGCGAAGAAATGCCCCGAGCGGTGACGACCATCTGCAACGCGCTGCAAGAGCAGATCGAACACGGCCTGTTGCCGCCAGGCAGCAAGTTGCCGGCTGAGCGCAAATTGAGCGAGGTCTTCGATACCACCCGCATCACCTTGCGCGAGGCGTTGGTGCAGCTCGAAGCTCAGGGCTTGATCTACCGTGAGGAGCGCCGCGGCTGGTTCATTTCACCGCCGCGTCTGGCCTATGACCTGATGCGCCGCAGCCACTTTCACGCGATGGTTGAGGCTCAGGGCCGAGTGCCCGCGACCCAGGTGATTGCCGCGCGGCTGCAACCTGCGCCAGCCGTCATCTGCGGGCTGCTGCAATTGCCGGCGCTGTCGAGCGTGATCCAGATCTGCCGCGCCCGCCGCATAGATGAACGGCTGGTGCTCTACGTCGAGCACTACCTCAATCCCGATTACTTCCCGCAGATCCTCGAGCTGGACCTGAACCAGTCGCTGACCGAGCTCTACGCCAGCCACTACGACATTCGCTACGGCCAGGTGCGTTTCGAAATGGTGCCGACGGCGTTACCGGCGGAAGCGGCAGGGGCGCTGAAAGTCTCCATCGGCAGCCCGGGCCTGCGCATCGCCCGGGTCAATCACGACCAGCGCGGTCGGCTGATCGATTGCGACCTGGAATACTGGCGCCATGATGCGATTCATGTGAGTGCGGTGGTGGCGGATATTTAA
- a CDS encoding ABC transporter substrate-binding protein yields the protein MKHLLLASLLGSAIALSTSAMAADTDLKTLEAAAKAEGAINSVGMPDDWANWKGTWTDLTAKYGLVHMDTDMSSAQEVAKFDAEKDNASADIGDVGAAFGPIATAKGVTQPYKPSTWAQVPDWAKDKDGHWALAYTGTIAFIVNKKLLHGSDVPTKWADLKNGKYKVTIGDVSTAAQAANGVLAAAISMKGDETNLAPGLQLFTELAKQKRLGINNPTIQSMEKGEVEVGVVWDFNGLSYKAKMTNPDDYVVLIPSDGSVISGYTTIINKYAKHPNAAKLAREYIFSDAGQINLAKGNARPIRAEHLTMPPEVQAKLLPNEQYKNVTPIKDPAAWEKTSKALPQQWNEQVIVEMQ from the coding sequence ATGAAACACCTTTTGCTGGCATCACTCCTGGGTTCGGCCATCGCGCTGAGCACATCGGCCATGGCCGCCGACACTGACCTGAAAACCCTCGAAGCCGCCGCCAAGGCCGAAGGCGCGATCAACAGCGTGGGCATGCCCGATGACTGGGCGAACTGGAAAGGCACCTGGACCGACCTGACCGCCAAGTACGGTCTGGTGCACATGGACACCGACATGAGCTCGGCCCAGGAAGTGGCCAAGTTCGATGCGGAAAAAGACAACGCCAGCGCCGACATCGGCGACGTGGGTGCAGCGTTCGGCCCGATCGCTACCGCCAAAGGCGTGACCCAGCCCTACAAGCCGAGCACCTGGGCACAGGTGCCGGATTGGGCCAAGGATAAAGACGGTCACTGGGCGCTGGCCTACACTGGCACCATCGCTTTCATCGTCAACAAGAAGCTGCTGCACGGCTCGGACGTACCGACCAAATGGGCTGACCTGAAGAACGGCAAATACAAAGTCACCATTGGTGATGTCAGCACTGCAGCCCAGGCTGCCAACGGCGTGCTGGCGGCTGCAATCTCCATGAAAGGTGATGAAACCAACCTCGCGCCGGGGCTGCAGTTGTTCACCGAGCTGGCCAAGCAGAAGCGCCTGGGCATCAACAACCCAACGATTCAGTCGATGGAAAAAGGCGAAGTGGAAGTGGGCGTGGTCTGGGACTTCAACGGCCTGAGCTACAAGGCCAAGATGACCAATCCTGACGACTACGTTGTGCTGATCCCGTCGGACGGCTCGGTAATCTCGGGCTACACCACAATCATCAACAAATACGCCAAGCACCCGAACGCCGCCAAGCTGGCCCGTGAATACATCTTCAGCGACGCCGGTCAGATCAACCTGGCCAAAGGCAACGCGCGCCCGATCCGCGCCGAGCACTTGACGATGCCCCCAGAGGTGCAAGCCAAGCTGCTGCCCAACGAGCAGTACAAGAACGTGACACCGATCAAAGACCCGGCAGCGTGGGAAAAAACCTCGAAAGCCCTGCCACAACAGTGGAACGAGCAAGTCATCGTCGAGATGCAGTGA
- a CDS encoding RluA family pseudouridine synthase, translating to MPLSNVHILHQDDAVLVVNKPTLLLSVPGRADDNKDCLITRLQENGYPEARIVHRLDWETSGIILLARDADTHRELSRQFHDRETEKAYTALAWGQPDLDSGSIDLPLRYDPPTKPRHVVDHEFGKHALTFWKVLERYDTHCRVELTPITGRSHQLRVHMLSIGHPLLGDGLYAHPEALAAYPRLCLHASMLAFTHPGTGERLRFECPAPF from the coding sequence ATGCCGCTGTCCAACGTTCATATCCTCCATCAGGACGACGCTGTCCTGGTGGTGAACAAGCCCACCCTGCTGCTTTCGGTCCCTGGTCGTGCTGACGATAACAAGGACTGTCTGATCACGCGCCTGCAGGAAAACGGCTACCCCGAGGCGCGCATCGTCCATCGGCTGGACTGGGAAACGTCCGGGATCATTTTGCTGGCGCGTGATGCGGACACGCACCGTGAGTTGTCCCGGCAGTTTCACGACCGCGAGACCGAGAAGGCTTACACGGCACTGGCGTGGGGCCAGCCAGACCTGGACAGCGGCAGTATTGATTTGCCGTTGCGCTACGACCCGCCGACCAAGCCGCGTCATGTGGTGGATCATGAGTTCGGCAAGCATGCGTTGACGTTCTGGAAGGTGCTGGAGCGGTATGACACCCATTGTCGGGTTGAGTTGACGCCGATCACCGGGCGGTCGCATCAATTGCGGGTGCATATGTTGTCGATCGGGCATCCGTTGTTGGGCGATGGCTTATATGCGCATCCGGAGGCGCTGGCGGCGTATCCGCGGTTGTGTCTGCATGCGAGCATGCTGGCGTTTACGCATCCGGGGACGGGCGAGCGTTTGCGGTTTGAGTGTCCGGCGCCGTTTTGA